GTGCTGCAATGCCGCCAGCAGCTGTGCAGGGTCGGTGGCGTCGCAGAGCATCAGCTGATCGGCGAGATCGGTCAGCTCTGCATGCCGTTCGGTCACGGTTGTGGTCAAGGTCAATGGGAGTGCCGGTCGGCGCGGTTGTAGCTGACGCGCCACGGCCTCGCCGAGATATCCACAACCAATGATTGTCAGCCCCATGGTTCGAGTGAGGGTGAAGTTGAATTTAGGAAGTCTGGTCTCGCTGGAGAAGATGCAGACTCTGCGAGGTTCTTGTGAGCTTCTGGTGAATGGCTCAGAAACTTTTCACCGTTTAGGTAAGTAACGTATCTGCCTGCCTGATCTCTGATCAACTGCGCTCAATCGTGCCAGGTATTGAAGGCTGATTGATGAGCTTTTAGGGGTGATTTACAATAAAAAACCCCTGTCAGTGCAGGGGGTTTGAGTGTGTAAGCCTGGTCAGGCTGTGACATCAATTTACCAGCAAGGACATCAGACAGATCAGCACCGAATAATTACCCGACCCTCAATCCGAATAGTACACTCCTTAGAACACTCAGCTGACCAGGCGACACCCCCGCCACCAGCCGCACTTTCCAGCTCTTCCGCAGAAATCTCTAATTGAGCGTTTTTCAAATCATCGGCAGAAATCATAAAACCTGCTTCTTTCGCAATCGCAAGAACTACGTCTGAATCAGCAGCTGCTTTGAGCTTTCCTGAAGCGTGTTGTCGCCTTTGACCTTTTCTAGGAAGGCTTTGAGTTGTTCTTCTGACATGGTTGTCGGGAGTCTTGAATGGTTATAGCAACGGCCTGCAGCAGCGTCTTTGGCTAATACTTACAGCACTCAATCGTTGCAGGTATCGGGGGAGATTTATGAGCTTATTGGCGAGATTGAAGAAGTAAAAACCCCCAACGGCGACAGGGGCTTTGATGAGTAAACTCATATACATCTACGCAATTAACAATGAGTGCATACAATAAATTCAGCACCACGAGGAGTACACATAAAAATATGACATTAAACAGCAGTATGTCCCCCCAGCAGCGCCTTCCAGTTCCTCATCTGAAATGTCTGATTGAGCGTTCTTCAAATCGTCAGCAGAAATACTAAATCCAGCCTCCTTGGCAATGGTAAGAACCGCATCTGAATCGGCTGCTGCTTTGAGCTTCTCCTGAAGGCTGGTGTCAGCTTTGACTTGTTCAAGGAAAGCTTTGAGTTGCTCTTCTGACATGGGTATCAGGTCTGTTCAGCAGTTTTAGCAACGGTCTGCTGCAGAGTCTTTAGTTGATAATTATTGCGCTCAATCTTGCCAGGTATTGGATGATGTGTTTGGTTTTCATGAGCCATTCCACGGCATGCACCCTGCTTTTCCCAATATTTTTTCCAAGTCTTTGTTGCCGCCAGAAATAGCTTCCAGATCAGATTTGGTGAGTTCGCTGCAGTGATCTGCATTAAAGTCGTGGCCATATTCTTTTGCAATAGCAAGTACATCCTTGGATGATTTGGCTGTATTTATTTGCTCCTGAAGATTGGAATCGCCTTTGACTTTGGAGAGAAATGTCTTGAGTTGTTCTAGGGACATGGATGTCAGGTCTGTTCAGCAGTCATAGCAACGGTCTGCTGCAGTGTCTTTGGCTAATCATTACTGCGCTCAATCGTGGCAGGTGTTGGAGGCTGATTTGTGGGGCTATTTGGTGTGATTTAAGAAATAAAAAGAGTTTCTGGCTTTTTTGGGATTGAGGATTATTGCTTAAAAGTGGGGTGTTTATTTGTTTAAGTCGCAGCCACAAGATTGGCAATTAGTGCCATATTTATAATAATCACCTGAACCAGTGCCACCCCCAGCAACGTTCTCCAGTTCTACCTCTGAAAGTTCTACTGACTGAGCATTCTTCAAGTCCTCAGCAGAAATCATAAATCCCACCTCTTTGGCAATTGCTACCACTGCATCAACGTCCGCAGCTGCTTTGAGCTTCTCCTGAAGAGTGGTGTCGCCTTTGACCTTCTCCAGGAAGGCTTTGAGCTGTTCTAAGGACATGGGTGACTGGCTAGTGCGGAAGACTTAGCAATGACCGGCATCAACGTCACCCGCACTCAGGGCACCATCAGGCTTGGTCTTGCCAAAAAAACTTGGGGCAGACCTTCTGTTTTGTGGCTAGTACTGGTGCACTAGCAGTGAGAGAGTGTCAGTCGACCACGGGATCTACAACCAACAGGACCCCTCAGAACAGCCGATCTTCCTGAGCGTGGTTCCAGGCATGAGGGTGATCGTGCGCCACGACCTTCTGACCGGAGAGAAGGCCGACAAGGATTGGTGGATGGGGCAGGTGATCCACTGCGGTGGTGCTGCCCGTGATCCCTCCATGCACAACCTGTTTCAGATCGCCGATGTGGATTCAGGCGTGATCCGCTGGGTCAACGCTGATCTGGTGACGCACGTCCTTCCCGGTACCGACTAAGGCCAAGTTGGTGCCGGTCGATCCACGCTGACCCGGATTGATCCGGGTGATGCCAACACCCAGGGAGACGATTAGTTTCCGTGCTAATGGAGAGCCAGCGTGGCAGCCAAACAATCCACTTCAGAACCGAGATGAAAAACATATCCAATGTTCTGCCTGCACTGCTGTTGGCTATGGGTGCTTTCTTCAATCCAGTTGCTGCCTATCCGACCGAGGCGTGGTTCGAACTGCTGATCGACAAGATGTGTGAGCTCACCGCGGAGAAAGGTCAAGTCGGTGAGGTGGGAACAGAGTCGGTGGATTACGTGCTCAAGCAAGGCTAT
Above is a window of Synechococcus sp. BIOS-E4-1 DNA encoding:
- a CDS encoding DUF3104 domain-containing protein, with amino-acid sequence MSVDHGIYNQQDPSEQPIFLSVVPGMRVIVRHDLLTGEKADKDWWMGQVIHCGGAARDPSMHNLFQIADVDSGVIRWVNADLVTHVLPGTD
- a CDS encoding Nif11-like leader peptide family natural product precursor; amino-acid sequence: MSEEQLKAFLEQVKADTSLQEKLKAAADSDAVLTIAKEAGFSISADDLKNAQSDISDEELEGAAGGTYCCLMSYFYVYSSWC
- a CDS encoding Nif11-like leader peptide family natural product precursor, translating into MSLEQLKAFLEKVKGDTTLQEKLKAAADVDAVVAIAKEVGFMISAEDLKNAQSVELSEVELENVAGGGTGSGDYYKYGTNCQSCGCDLNK
- a CDS encoding Nif11-like leader peptide family natural product precursor, with the protein product MSLEQLKTFLSKVKGDSNLQEQINTAKSSKDVLAIAKEYGHDFNADHCSELTKSDLEAISGGNKDLEKILGKAGCMPWNGS